One part of the Terrimicrobium sacchariphilum genome encodes these proteins:
- the rfbF gene encoding glucose-1-phosphate cytidylyltransferase — protein MKVVILCGGKGTRLREETEYRPKPMVPIGNRPILWHIMKTYAHYGYKEFILCLGYKGEMIKDYFRNYLWHTCDTTLCLGRESSIQFHNRHEEEDWKVTLCDTGENSMTAYRIRLIERYLGNDETFLLTYGDGVGNVDIPRLIETHHRAGKVCTLTAVHPPGRFGELGITSDSTVSGFNEKPQAEGGYINGGYMACSRRLFDYLPDDPSVMLEQAPMKKLTTDGQLHAYRHEGFWQPMDTFMEFTLLNNLWETAKAPWKVW, from the coding sequence ATGAAAGTAGTGATTCTCTGCGGAGGAAAAGGCACGCGCTTGCGGGAAGAAACGGAATACCGTCCCAAGCCGATGGTTCCCATCGGTAATCGCCCGATCCTGTGGCACATCATGAAGACCTATGCCCATTACGGGTATAAAGAGTTCATCCTTTGTCTGGGATATAAGGGCGAAATGATCAAGGACTACTTCCGCAACTATCTCTGGCACACATGCGATACCACGCTCTGCCTGGGCAGAGAGTCCTCGATACAGTTCCACAATCGTCACGAGGAGGAGGACTGGAAGGTCACCCTCTGCGACACGGGCGAAAATTCCATGACGGCATATCGCATCCGTCTCATTGAAAGGTATCTGGGTAATGACGAAACATTCCTTCTGACGTATGGCGATGGCGTCGGCAACGTCGACATCCCGCGATTGATCGAAACACATCACCGGGCCGGGAAGGTCTGCACTCTTACGGCCGTCCATCCGCCGGGACGATTCGGAGAGCTCGGCATTACCAGCGACTCCACCGTCTCCGGTTTCAACGAAAAACCCCAGGCGGAAGGTGGCTATATCAATGGCGGATACATGGCGTGCAGCCGCCGCCTCTTCGATTACCTGCCCGACGACCCCAGCGTGATGCTGGAGCAGGCCCCGATGAAAAAATTGACCACCGACGGGCAGCTTCATGCATATCGGCACGAAGGATTCTGGCAGCCAATGGACACCTTTATGGAGTTCACGCTACTAAACAACCTTTGGGAAACCGCCAAAGCCCCCTGGAAAGTCTGGTGA
- a CDS encoding GbsR/MarR family transcriptional regulator: MSTPATPPAQSEAALEREFIFLFEELADLFGNPRSLGTIYGLLFWSPIPLSMEEIVARLGVSKGTASQGLRQLEHLGAIRRTKEERSRTHTYQARMELKPLIAGFLQSRVIPRLTAGNERLAQMEDMVAQLPEPRKSEAQVRLQRITQWHKRGASVLPFVQRLLQGT; the protein is encoded by the coding sequence GTGAGCACGCCTGCGACTCCCCCAGCTCAGTCCGAAGCCGCGCTTGAACGCGAGTTCATCTTTTTGTTCGAGGAACTGGCCGACCTATTCGGAAATCCTCGCTCCCTGGGAACCATCTATGGGCTGCTCTTCTGGTCGCCGATCCCCCTTTCCATGGAGGAAATCGTTGCACGCCTCGGAGTTAGTAAAGGAACAGCCAGCCAGGGTTTGCGCCAACTCGAGCATCTGGGAGCCATTCGGCGCACCAAAGAGGAGCGTAGCCGCACTCACACCTACCAAGCCCGCATGGAACTCAAGCCCCTGATAGCGGGCTTCCTCCAAAGCCGGGTGATCCCACGACTGACTGCGGGCAATGAACGCCTTGCTCAGATGGAAGATATGGTTGCTCAATTGCCCGAACCTCGAAAATCCGAGGCCCAGGTCCGGCTGCAAAGGATCACCCAGTGGCACAAACGCGGCGCTTCCGTCCTCCCCTTTGTTCAACGGCTGCTCCAAGGCACCTAG
- a CDS encoding UDP-galactopyranose/dTDP-fucopyranose mutase family protein — protein sequence MNQPRIEELSNNSPRSHRFLVIGAGFSGAVTARQLAEELPCTIDVIDTRDHIAGNCHTSRDETSGVMVHHYGPHIFNTNSRRVWDYVNRFGVMRPFINRVKAVTSDGVFPLPINLLTINLFFQKTFSPTEAREFVAKLGDPSISEPANFEEQALKMLGRELYEAFFYGYTKKQWGCEPRELPAAVLKRLPVRFNYDDNYYDKEYQGIPENGYSDIVQGILDHPAIKVHLQTRFDPSELASPKYDHYFYTGPIDAFFQYSEGRLGYRTIEFEKIDAEGDYQGAAVLNYPDPAIPWTRMHEHKHFTPWESHERTVVFREFSKETGPLDTPYYPKRLAADKRLLAKYRSLAEALTNVSFLGRLATYRYMDMETVIGEALDFSERFLLAARSGTTPPVFPNDEIS from the coding sequence ATGAACCAGCCTCGCATCGAAGAGCTTTCGAACAACTCCCCTCGGTCACATAGATTCCTGGTGATTGGCGCAGGCTTCTCCGGGGCAGTCACTGCCCGCCAACTTGCCGAGGAGCTTCCTTGCACTATCGACGTCATCGACACGCGCGATCACATCGCTGGCAACTGCCATACATCGCGCGATGAGACCTCTGGCGTGATGGTCCATCACTACGGCCCGCATATTTTCAACACCAACAGCCGCCGGGTATGGGATTATGTCAACCGCTTCGGCGTGATGCGACCTTTCATCAACCGTGTAAAAGCGGTTACCTCGGATGGGGTCTTCCCTCTCCCTATTAACCTCCTTACCATCAATCTGTTCTTCCAGAAAACCTTCAGCCCGACCGAGGCTCGGGAGTTTGTCGCTAAACTGGGAGATCCATCCATCTCGGAACCGGCAAACTTTGAGGAGCAGGCCCTCAAGATGCTTGGGCGGGAGCTGTATGAGGCTTTCTTCTACGGATATACCAAAAAGCAATGGGGCTGCGAGCCCCGAGAGCTTCCCGCCGCCGTCCTCAAACGTCTCCCGGTGCGGTTCAATTACGACGACAATTACTACGATAAAGAGTACCAGGGCATCCCCGAGAATGGCTACTCCGACATCGTCCAGGGGATCCTCGATCACCCCGCCATTAAAGTGCATCTCCAGACGAGGTTTGATCCCTCCGAACTGGCCTCGCCAAAGTACGACCATTATTTCTACACGGGTCCCATCGATGCATTCTTCCAATACAGCGAGGGACGGCTCGGCTACCGGACGATCGAGTTTGAGAAAATCGATGCCGAGGGCGACTACCAGGGCGCAGCTGTACTCAACTACCCCGACCCTGCCATCCCATGGACCCGGATGCATGAGCACAAACACTTCACCCCTTGGGAAAGTCACGAGAGAACTGTTGTTTTCCGCGAGTTCAGCAAGGAAACCGGTCCTCTCGACACACCGTACTATCCTAAACGGCTGGCGGCCGATAAACGCCTCCTCGCAAAATACCGCTCGCTCGCGGAGGCCCTGACCAATGTCTCTTTCCTTGGCCGTCTCGCAACCTACCGGTATATGGACATGGAGACCGTAATCGGTGAAGCCTTGGATTTCAGCGAGCGTTTCCTTCTCGCCGCCAGATCGGGCACGACACCACCAGTCTTTCCCAACGACGAAATCTCCTAG
- a CDS encoding O-antigen ligase family protein — MYLDSPLALPGQIMRRAHGLYQNPNHLAWFLNAIGLFAISLACLGRGRAWQKVIFAYAGIVCLVGGLLCLSRGGVIALIAGSICLVGLAITALVASGSGRRWAVSSLLIAAIVIPATIVIVFASQSVTFQARATQLLSDDYRSRLSLTSLRHLQVSPLFGTGAGTYIDYSRLYRDGSTERDDYQAHNDWLQISGEYGFVALFLFLFAVALHMRSGWIGYLSALRTRLALGSLPQSNSSAVLMGALSGATMFGVHSLFDFNLQVASNALLAAAVAGMLAGQPQSGGEGRQPTSSRIGRYLYGGALGAVSLGLILSLWSSRSEVWTLIAENGVIDGNLGSASLSAEKALSIGPKNAWTQFVAGGVASANAESLKGAGRQEEVALSRERFLEAARLAETERVFHTSLVYVALGSGDLDLAEKEAVDVIRRDPLRPVGWEQLGVIAQQKGDMPSALRYYGIASSLTGTSLDREKLKELQDRVRARALEAR, encoded by the coding sequence ATGTATCTGGATAGTCCTCTCGCTTTGCCCGGACAGATCATGCGGCGGGCGCACGGGCTATATCAGAACCCCAATCATCTCGCATGGTTTCTGAATGCAATCGGCCTGTTTGCGATTTCCCTTGCTTGCCTGGGGCGAGGCAGGGCGTGGCAAAAGGTGATCTTTGCATACGCTGGCATTGTTTGTCTGGTAGGCGGATTGCTTTGCCTAAGCCGCGGCGGGGTTATCGCCTTGATTGCGGGCTCGATATGTTTAGTCGGACTCGCCATCACGGCGCTGGTTGCCAGTGGAAGCGGGCGTCGGTGGGCTGTTTCTTCCCTACTGATAGCTGCCATCGTCATCCCGGCCACAATTGTGATCGTCTTTGCCAGTCAATCCGTAACCTTCCAGGCGAGGGCGACCCAACTGCTGTCCGATGACTACCGGTCGAGACTTTCGCTGACCTCGTTACGCCATTTGCAGGTATCTCCATTGTTCGGGACAGGAGCCGGGACTTACATCGACTACAGTCGGTTATATCGCGATGGCTCCACCGAGCGGGATGATTACCAGGCTCATAACGATTGGTTGCAGATTTCCGGAGAGTACGGGTTTGTGGCGCTGTTTTTATTCCTGTTCGCTGTGGCGCTGCACATGCGCTCCGGTTGGATCGGATATCTCTCCGCTCTCCGGACACGTCTGGCGTTGGGGAGTTTACCACAGAGTAATTCATCTGCGGTTTTGATGGGGGCGCTATCTGGGGCCACGATGTTTGGAGTACACTCCCTGTTTGATTTCAACCTGCAGGTCGCTTCGAATGCACTATTGGCGGCCGCAGTGGCTGGAATGTTGGCTGGGCAGCCTCAGTCTGGCGGGGAGGGGCGGCAGCCCACCTCTTCACGGATTGGCCGGTACCTCTACGGAGGCGCCCTTGGGGCTGTCTCACTCGGGTTGATTTTGTCTCTTTGGAGCTCGCGTAGTGAGGTGTGGACCTTGATCGCGGAAAATGGCGTGATCGATGGCAATTTGGGCAGCGCAAGCTTGAGTGCGGAAAAAGCACTCTCCATCGGACCCAAAAACGCATGGACCCAGTTTGTTGCCGGAGGTGTGGCTTCCGCCAATGCCGAGAGTCTCAAAGGGGCGGGTCGACAAGAGGAGGTGGCGCTGTCTCGGGAGCGGTTTCTCGAGGCTGCACGGCTGGCTGAGACAGAGCGAGTGTTTCATACCTCGCTTGTGTACGTGGCTTTGGGCAGTGGAGATCTGGACTTGGCCGAAAAGGAGGCTGTCGATGTCATTCGCAGAGATCCCTTGCGGCCCGTCGGGTGGGAGCAGTTGGGCGTGATAGCCCAACAAAAAGGCGATATGCCTTCCGCCCTGCGTTATTACGGGATAGCATCGAGCTTGACCGGGACATCCCTCGACAGGGAAAAATTGAAGGAGCTTCAGGACCGGGTGCGGGCTCGGGCGCTGGAGGCGAGGTAA
- a CDS encoding DUF5777 family beta-barrel protein, giving the protein MVSKNAAPRLAALAVLGYALGFVASPARAQVSFYSAPPPADFGGGLGNPTTIPTSLSEAEAPAPDENATGSAAPSGGSSDGKSSLGTGLFSKLPIDFTFAVREGFDDNLFTTKNNTDSSFYTNWAAGAYYTFGTPRLQLQTSLGGGITYYYTRPGDKVDFNGNYSLSAVYLATPRLTLSINSTTAYLSQPDTNIVGGTNRQDGDYMYSNTVLTGSYQWSQKFSTVTSYNFNVIYYMDSNLNQNQGRIEQTIGQSARWLLLPKTTVVAEYRANPVTYFDADLNVFNNFFLVGFDQVFNPRFTWSARGGMQVGFDQNPDDGDSVYVGPYGESTLTYQFGRSSSISWMMRYGTEASGLNNVTQRQTFRTGLSLAHAFTRRISMTLGVNYQANYYDQNNVISSYYENVFDVAVGASYQINRHWSLSTGYQFTADVAPQAEYREYTRNVVYIGANLAF; this is encoded by the coding sequence ATGGTTTCAAAAAATGCTGCTCCCCGACTCGCAGCGCTGGCCGTGCTTGGGTATGCGCTCGGCTTTGTTGCGTCTCCTGCGCGTGCTCAGGTGAGTTTTTACAGTGCTCCGCCACCGGCTGATTTTGGCGGTGGGCTGGGCAATCCTACGACTATCCCGACTTCCTTGAGCGAGGCGGAGGCTCCTGCGCCGGATGAGAATGCGACTGGCTCCGCTGCTCCTTCCGGAGGTTCATCGGATGGGAAATCCTCTCTTGGGACCGGGCTTTTCTCCAAACTGCCGATTGATTTCACCTTTGCGGTCCGTGAAGGCTTCGATGACAACTTGTTCACTACGAAGAACAATACGGATAGCAGTTTCTACACAAACTGGGCTGCTGGAGCATATTACACATTTGGTACGCCTCGCTTGCAGCTGCAGACGAGCCTGGGTGGCGGCATCACGTACTACTACACCCGCCCGGGTGACAAGGTCGACTTTAACGGGAACTACAGCCTGAGCGCGGTGTATCTTGCGACTCCTCGCCTCACGCTGTCGATCAACTCGACGACAGCTTATCTCTCCCAGCCCGACACCAATATCGTCGGTGGTACGAACCGTCAGGATGGCGACTACATGTATTCCAATACGGTGCTCACGGGCTCGTATCAGTGGAGCCAGAAATTCTCAACGGTCACCAGCTACAATTTCAATGTTATCTACTACATGGATAGCAACTTGAACCAGAATCAGGGCCGCATTGAGCAGACAATCGGGCAATCGGCTCGCTGGTTGCTCCTGCCCAAGACCACGGTGGTGGCGGAGTATCGAGCCAATCCGGTGACCTACTTTGACGCGGATCTCAATGTTTTTAACAATTTCTTCCTCGTTGGTTTTGATCAGGTCTTCAACCCGCGTTTCACGTGGTCTGCCCGTGGCGGTATGCAGGTTGGCTTTGACCAGAATCCTGATGATGGCGACTCGGTTTACGTTGGGCCTTACGGAGAGAGCACGCTGACTTATCAGTTTGGTCGCTCTTCGTCGATTTCCTGGATGATGCGCTATGGCACGGAGGCCTCGGGCTTGAATAACGTGACTCAGCGCCAGACGTTCCGCACAGGTTTGAGTCTTGCCCATGCTTTCACTCGTCGCATCTCGATGACGTTGGGGGTCAATTATCAGGCGAACTACTACGACCAAAACAACGTGATCTCTTCCTACTACGAAAATGTTTTCGACGTCGCGGTGGGGGCATCCTATCAGATCAATCGGCACTGGTCGCTCTCGACTGGATATCAGTTCACCGCTGACGTCGCGCCGCAGGCCGAGTACCGGGAATATACGCGCAATGTCGTATACATCGGGGCGAATCTGGCATTTTAG
- a CDS encoding GumC family protein, with protein sequence MSLESPDSGEIKLHFLDYWRVIRVRLPLIILVLLLVVITAGVVTYFMPKQYASTVTMQIRQNDKVLQVFGQGGVQGLDPRFLATQFEIIQRKEILYPVIDALGLDRKWGMPSREQAYFRLVRMINIQEIRNTELIHITVFSTDNKEAMEIANRIAEEYQKRRLSEENEFLGKSLAQLQQEVEKQQAIVTKLQETMTRIRQETGIQDLNPDTADGGTQAENSILLQVEQQVSQESLRVAALRAKYDQVSKMTDEQIMRSLTTLEIEDPTITQLYPQFQEAASEEARMLNAGLGANHPNVKALRAKKEVMQRQLAEQTAILRKTLETNLAIAEQGLKSLQDKLDKVRSDWQTSKTSSIGYYEAKNNWLQARKVLEAAQTRLATEKMEQTIPQSPTTIWESAEISLVPAKPNVVLNMVLGVIVGLVFGVGLAFFIEYLDTSVKTMEDVESFLKVPVLAVIPKGISLLVNEAKDNADAEAYRILRTNIEFNRKNPDANTITMISGGAGEGKSTTMSNLASIFASGGYSTLIVDADLRRPSQHRIFGVENEVGLTDFLTTDVHLEEVVNQTKIDNLFLMTSGRLPADAVGILNSQRMVDLIEEVKHRFDIVFFDSPPILGVSDASVLSSAVDLTIIVVQHRRFPRAMLQRVKQAVLNVGGNILGVVLNNVDVRHDQHYQYYTSYYNYYYQKPQQQKADKKPAKKAPVSAVQQLNGEKDQEDTY encoded by the coding sequence ATGAGTTTAGAGTCACCGGACAGCGGCGAAATCAAGCTGCATTTCCTTGATTATTGGAGAGTTATCCGTGTCCGGTTGCCTCTGATTATCCTCGTGTTGCTGCTGGTGGTTATCACCGCAGGCGTGGTCACCTATTTCATGCCGAAGCAGTATGCTTCGACTGTCACCATGCAGATCCGGCAGAATGACAAGGTTCTGCAGGTGTTTGGCCAGGGCGGGGTGCAAGGGCTTGATCCTCGCTTTTTGGCGACGCAGTTCGAAATCATCCAGCGGAAAGAGATTCTGTATCCTGTGATCGACGCCTTGGGGCTTGATCGGAAGTGGGGCATGCCCAGTCGCGAGCAGGCTTATTTTCGGCTGGTTCGGATGATCAACATCCAGGAAATCCGCAACACCGAGCTGATCCATATCACGGTGTTCAGCACGGATAACAAGGAGGCGATGGAGATCGCCAACCGCATTGCCGAGGAGTACCAGAAGCGGCGTCTTTCCGAGGAGAACGAGTTCCTTGGCAAGTCTCTCGCCCAGTTGCAGCAGGAGGTGGAGAAGCAGCAGGCCATCGTAACAAAGCTTCAGGAAACGATGACCAGGATTCGTCAGGAGACTGGCATTCAGGATTTGAATCCCGACACGGCAGATGGCGGTACCCAGGCGGAAAATTCCATCCTCTTGCAGGTGGAGCAGCAGGTCAGCCAAGAAAGTCTGCGCGTCGCTGCCCTCCGTGCAAAATACGATCAGGTTTCCAAGATGACGGATGAGCAGATCATGCGGTCTCTCACCACCTTGGAGATCGAGGATCCAACGATTACGCAATTGTATCCCCAGTTTCAGGAGGCGGCTTCGGAAGAAGCGCGCATGCTGAATGCGGGGTTGGGGGCTAATCACCCCAACGTGAAGGCGCTTCGAGCGAAGAAGGAGGTCATGCAGCGGCAACTTGCCGAGCAGACCGCTATTTTGCGCAAGACTCTCGAAACAAATCTGGCGATTGCCGAGCAGGGCCTCAAGAGTCTTCAGGACAAGCTCGATAAAGTGCGTTCCGACTGGCAGACCTCCAAAACCAGTTCGATCGGGTACTACGAGGCAAAAAACAACTGGCTCCAAGCCAGAAAGGTGCTCGAGGCAGCCCAGACTCGTCTGGCGACGGAAAAGATGGAGCAAACCATCCCTCAAAGCCCGACAACGATCTGGGAATCTGCGGAGATCTCCCTCGTGCCAGCCAAGCCCAATGTCGTCCTGAACATGGTTCTGGGTGTCATCGTGGGCTTGGTGTTCGGCGTCGGTCTGGCCTTCTTCATCGAGTATCTCGACACCAGCGTGAAGACGATGGAGGACGTGGAGTCCTTCCTGAAGGTACCTGTGCTCGCGGTTATTCCCAAGGGGATCTCCCTGCTGGTCAATGAGGCCAAGGATAACGCAGATGCCGAGGCGTACCGAATCCTGCGCACGAATATCGAGTTTAACCGAAAGAATCCCGACGCAAATACCATCACGATGATCAGCGGTGGGGCGGGAGAGGGCAAGAGCACGACCATGTCGAACCTCGCCAGCATTTTTGCCTCGGGTGGCTACAGTACGCTGATTGTCGACGCGGACTTGCGGCGCCCGTCGCAGCATCGCATTTTTGGCGTCGAGAACGAGGTCGGCCTGACCGACTTTCTCACCACGGATGTGCATCTCGAGGAGGTGGTCAACCAGACCAAGATCGACAATCTCTTCCTCATGACGAGTGGCCGCCTGCCCGCAGACGCGGTAGGTATCTTGAACTCGCAGCGTATGGTGGACCTCATCGAAGAGGTGAAGCATCGCTTTGATATCGTGTTTTTCGATTCGCCGCCCATCCTCGGTGTGAGTGATGCCTCGGTGCTTTCCAGCGCGGTGGATCTCACAATCATCGTCGTGCAGCACCGTCGCTTCCCGCGAGCGATGCTTCAACGTGTCAAACAGGCGGTTCTCAACGTCGGAGGAAATATCCTCGGAGTGGTGCTCAACAACGTCGATGTGCGGCACGACCAGCACTACCAGTACTACACGAGCTACTATAACTACTACTACCAGAAGCCCCAGCAGCAGAAGGCCGACAAGAAACCGGCCAAGAAGGCTCCGGTTTCTGCCGTGCAGCAACTCAATGGAGAGAAGGACCAGGAGGATACGTACTGA
- a CDS encoding polysaccharide biosynthesis/export family protein, translating into MKAWILLAIAFVAVQVGFAQDVALREGDQVEIRLGGVPADEISQVSGSYQVDGKGYVNMPHIGLVKAAGLTQSQLQESIEATYKSQQIYTNPTITVNVPTTARFVNVGGDVKAPRRVEYTPDLTVLGAINAAGGFTEYADQTKVRLLRGGQVTIINVKEVRRDPTKDLKLRPGDTIEVPQSFW; encoded by the coding sequence ATGAAGGCTTGGATTCTTTTGGCGATCGCCTTCGTGGCGGTCCAGGTCGGCTTCGCTCAGGATGTGGCTCTCCGCGAAGGTGATCAGGTCGAAATTCGTCTCGGCGGGGTGCCAGCGGATGAGATATCCCAAGTCTCCGGGAGCTATCAGGTCGATGGAAAGGGTTACGTCAACATGCCCCATATCGGCTTGGTAAAGGCGGCAGGGTTGACGCAGAGCCAGTTGCAGGAATCCATCGAGGCGACGTACAAGAGCCAGCAGATTTACACGAATCCGACGATCACGGTGAATGTTCCGACGACGGCGCGCTTCGTGAATGTCGGCGGTGATGTGAAGGCTCCTCGCCGTGTGGAGTATACGCCGGATCTCACCGTGCTCGGTGCGATCAATGCCGCTGGTGGATTCACGGAGTACGCGGACCAGACCAAGGTGCGGCTTCTACGAGGCGGCCAGGTCACAATCATTAACGTGAAGGAAGTGCGGCGCGATCCGACGAAGGATCTGAAGCTCCGCCCGGGCGACACGATCGAGGTTCCTCAGAGCTTCTGGTGA